In Salinigranum marinum, one DNA window encodes the following:
- a CDS encoding PAS domain S-box protein, with protein MTDRPIRLLHVDDDPAFAEMVSVFLEQECSACHVTTATDVPAGLEQLRSGAFDCVVSDYEMPGQTGLDLLRAVRDSHPDLPFVLFTGRGSEEIAAEAISAGVSDYLQKGGGTEQYTVLANRIENLVSQYRAQRDLRQRVDAIETAREGIGLLDDDGRVVYANRAFEETFGYEEGELVDVSVTALVDDDDAERLRAALAGDGWTGEVLMRHRDGTGLLADIAVSRTAGGERVFTVQDISAAERREHELFVKNRAMEAAPIGIIVTDPALPDNGIVYANREFERLTGYAESEILGENCRFLQGEETAPETVTEMREAIAAEEPVTVELRNYRKDGTPFWNRVWISPLRNADGAVTNFVGFQDDVTERVEARREQAAMFDRVSDAFFALDRGWCFTYLNAQAERVLDRTADELLGESVWEAFPGAVDSTFEAEYQRAMESQETVSFEEYYPPLGTWFEVRAYPSETGLSVYFRDVSERKANERRLEERTRQFETFGDILAHDLETPLVTLEGRLELAAETGDTTHVVAARESLDRVRTLVDDLATVMREGSVVSDVRDVDLAEVARTLWTSIDTAEATLQVEAVGPIRADERALTRLLQNLFRNSVEHGSTSNRPARQSGDTVEHGSTSSRSQAHEDSVEHGSMGSRPEADDSVEHGGPTVAVTVGPLDDGAGFYVADDGSGIPDAERERVFEPGYTTKSDGTGFGMVSVRRIALAHGWELSIVDSEAGGARFEIRGVERPADG; from the coding sequence ATGACTGACCGTCCGATACGCCTGCTCCACGTCGACGACGATCCGGCGTTCGCGGAGATGGTATCGGTGTTTCTCGAACAGGAGTGTTCGGCCTGTCACGTCACGACGGCCACCGACGTGCCAGCCGGGCTCGAACAGCTCCGATCGGGGGCGTTCGACTGCGTCGTCTCCGACTACGAGATGCCCGGCCAGACGGGGCTCGACCTGCTCCGAGCGGTCCGCGACTCGCATCCCGACCTCCCGTTCGTGCTCTTCACCGGGCGGGGGAGCGAGGAGATCGCAGCCGAGGCGATCTCCGCCGGCGTCTCGGACTACCTCCAGAAGGGCGGCGGCACGGAGCAGTACACCGTCCTCGCCAACCGGATCGAGAACCTCGTCTCGCAGTACCGCGCCCAGCGCGACCTCAGACAGCGGGTCGACGCCATCGAGACCGCGAGGGAGGGGATCGGGCTCCTCGACGACGACGGCCGGGTCGTCTACGCGAACCGGGCGTTCGAGGAGACGTTTGGCTACGAGGAGGGCGAACTCGTCGACGTGTCCGTCACGGCGCTCGTCGACGACGACGACGCCGAGCGGCTTCGGGCGGCGCTGGCGGGCGACGGCTGGACCGGCGAGGTGTTGATGCGCCACCGAGACGGGACGGGGCTGCTCGCCGACATCGCCGTCTCGCGGACAGCCGGCGGCGAGCGGGTGTTCACCGTGCAGGACATCTCCGCCGCGGAGCGCCGGGAGCACGAACTGTTCGTCAAGAACCGGGCGATGGAGGCCGCGCCGATCGGGATCATCGTCACCGACCCGGCGCTGCCCGACAACGGCATCGTCTACGCCAACAGGGAGTTCGAGCGGCTGACCGGCTACGCCGAGTCGGAGATCCTCGGCGAGAACTGTCGGTTCCTGCAGGGCGAGGAGACCGCTCCGGAGACGGTCACCGAGATGCGCGAGGCGATCGCCGCCGAGGAGCCGGTGACGGTGGAACTCCGCAACTATCGCAAGGATGGCACGCCGTTCTGGAACCGCGTGTGGATCAGTCCCCTTCGCAACGCCGACGGGGCGGTCACGAACTTCGTCGGCTTCCAGGATGACGTCACAGAGCGCGTCGAGGCGCGGCGGGAACAGGCCGCGATGTTCGACCGGGTGTCCGACGCCTTCTTCGCGCTCGATCGGGGGTGGTGTTTCACCTACCTCAACGCGCAGGCCGAACGGGTGCTCGACCGGACCGCCGACGAGCTCCTCGGGGAGTCGGTCTGGGAGGCGTTCCCCGGCGCGGTCGATTCCACCTTCGAGGCGGAGTACCAACGGGCGATGGAGAGCCAGGAGACCGTGTCGTTCGAGGAGTACTACCCACCGCTCGGAACCTGGTTCGAGGTGCGGGCGTACCCCTCGGAGACGGGACTGTCGGTGTACTTCCGCGACGTCAGCGAGCGGAAGGCCAACGAGCGGCGGCTCGAAGAACGGACGCGGCAGTTCGAGACGTTCGGCGACATCCTCGCACACGACCTCGAAACGCCGCTGGTGACGCTCGAAGGGCGGTTGGAGCTGGCGGCGGAGACCGGCGACACCACGCACGTCGTCGCCGCCCGGGAGTCGCTCGACCGGGTTCGGACGCTCGTCGACGACCTCGCGACGGTCATGCGCGAGGGGAGCGTCGTCAGCGACGTGCGCGACGTCGACCTCGCCGAGGTGGCGCGGACGCTCTGGACGTCGATCGACACCGCCGAGGCGACGCTCCAGGTCGAAGCTGTGGGGCCGATCCGCGCCGACGAGCGGGCGCTGACGCGGCTGTTACAGAACCTCTTCCGGAACTCAGTCGAGCACGGCTCGACGAGCAACCGGCCTGCACGACAGTCCGGAGACACCGTTGAGCATGGCTCGACGAGCTCTCGTTCGCAGGCTCACGAGGACAGCGTGGAACACGGTTCCATGGGCAGTCGGCCGGAGGCCGACGACAGCGTGGAACACGGCGGCCCGACCGTGGCGGTCACCGTCGGCCCGCTCGACGACGGAGCGGGGTTTTACGTCGCCGACGACGGGTCGGGCATCCCGGACGCCGAGCGCGAACGGGTGTTCGAGCCGGGCTACACCACGAAGTCGGACGGAACCGGCTTCGGGATGGTGAGCGTGCGCCGGATCGCGCTGGCGCACGGCTGGGAACTGTCGATCGTCGACTCCGAGGCGGGCGGAGCGCGCTTCGAGATCCGCGGCGTCGAGCGGCCCGCCGACGGCTAG
- a CDS encoding competence/damage-inducible protein A → MDVALVTVGDELLAGDTENTNATWLCRRLAERGVTVTRVLTIPDDRAVIADSVREFSRAFDAVIVTGGLGGTPDDVTKVAVADALDRELAVAADVREGIVEKAQAYAEQYPDLADAYDLDVDFDAQASIPEEARPLVTEESFGPGFVAANVYAFPGIPDELYAMFELVESEFDGRVVSETLHTPAPEGALNDRLTGVRERFDVAVGSYPGKGRIPTRIKLSGDPEAVSEAMAWLRDRVDVTDPPATGSGPN, encoded by the coding sequence ATGGACGTCGCACTCGTCACGGTCGGCGACGAACTCCTCGCGGGCGACACGGAGAACACCAACGCGACGTGGCTCTGCCGCCGGCTCGCGGAGCGGGGGGTCACCGTCACTCGGGTCCTCACGATCCCCGACGACAGAGCGGTGATCGCCGATTCGGTGCGGGAGTTCTCCCGAGCGTTCGACGCCGTGATCGTCACCGGCGGGCTCGGCGGCACCCCCGACGACGTGACGAAGGTGGCTGTCGCCGACGCACTCGACCGCGAGTTGGCCGTCGCCGCCGACGTCCGGGAAGGCATCGTCGAGAAGGCACAGGCGTACGCCGAGCAGTACCCCGACCTCGCCGACGCGTACGACCTCGACGTCGACTTCGACGCGCAGGCGTCGATCCCCGAGGAGGCGCGGCCGCTCGTCACCGAGGAGAGCTTCGGCCCGGGCTTTGTCGCCGCGAACGTCTACGCGTTCCCGGGCATCCCCGACGAACTGTACGCCATGTTCGAACTCGTCGAGAGCGAGTTCGACGGCCGCGTCGTCTCGGAGACGCTCCACACGCCCGCCCCCGAGGGGGCGCTGAACGACCGTCTCACGGGGGTTCGCGAACGGTTCGATGTCGCCGTCGGGAGCTACCCCGGAAAGGGGCGGATCCCGACGCGGATCAAGCTCTCGGGCGACCCCGAAGCGGTCTCCGAGGCGATGGCGTGGCTCCGCGACCGGGTGGACGTGACCGACCCCCCGGCGACCGGCTCCGGCCCGAACTAG
- a CDS encoding MFS transporter, whose translation MRQRWLYAWGLGSVAFGGASLLVPLYIVQLGASPVQLGLLAATAAVIGAPGAIAFGRLANRVEHRRTLVVLTLAGVAVTLAVIPLLSSITAIIVANAALWLVVASVAPVLTMLVVDDAPESAWTERIGLLNKYQGYGWAGGLVLGTAWPLVATQVGGGGSTTRALFWLLAACAGASALGAVRSLPHPAPEDRVTSERRVRRIARILSISRRGIKGTTFAFSPNRLYWTTRGIHPRRLAGKVNPALATYLAAATLFFTGFAAFWAPLPLFFTGVGFGSGQVFGLYLASSLASAVLYEGAGRFASTYDVRLLQSGALAARGLLFPLVAVFTGLGAVSVGLAAAGVGLFAIGLTWAVIAVVGTAIVTRLAPPSVRGEVLGVHTALGAVAGGIGGVLGGWAASFGYLTAFAVAGGLVVVGAALVLSLRTLSGGDRAVVAPTEPIATTSGAEVPAVSTEEVAEGRAD comes from the coding sequence ATGAGACAGCGTTGGCTCTACGCGTGGGGGCTCGGCTCGGTCGCCTTCGGTGGGGCGTCGTTGCTCGTCCCGCTATACATCGTCCAGTTGGGGGCGTCGCCGGTCCAACTCGGGCTGTTGGCGGCGACGGCGGCCGTGATCGGCGCGCCGGGCGCGATCGCCTTCGGCCGACTCGCCAACCGGGTCGAACACCGGCGGACGCTGGTGGTGCTCACGCTGGCCGGCGTCGCGGTCACGCTCGCGGTGATCCCGCTGTTGTCGAGCATCACGGCGATCATCGTCGCGAACGCGGCGCTGTGGCTCGTCGTCGCGAGCGTCGCGCCCGTCCTGACGATGCTCGTCGTCGACGACGCGCCCGAGTCGGCGTGGACCGAGCGGATCGGCCTGTTGAACAAGTACCAGGGGTACGGCTGGGCGGGCGGGCTCGTCCTCGGCACGGCCTGGCCTCTCGTGGCGACGCAGGTGGGTGGCGGCGGCTCGACCACGCGGGCGCTGTTCTGGTTGCTCGCGGCCTGTGCCGGCGCGAGCGCGCTCGGGGCGGTGCGGTCGCTTCCGCACCCCGCACCCGAAGACCGCGTCACGAGCGAGCGACGGGTCCGGCGGATCGCCCGGATCCTGTCGATTTCCCGCCGCGGGATCAAGGGAACGACGTTCGCGTTCTCGCCGAACCGGCTGTACTGGACGACGCGGGGGATCCACCCGCGGCGGCTCGCGGGGAAGGTCAACCCCGCGCTGGCGACTTACCTGGCCGCCGCGACGCTGTTTTTCACCGGCTTCGCGGCCTTCTGGGCCCCGCTCCCGCTGTTTTTCACCGGGGTCGGCTTCGGCTCCGGGCAGGTGTTCGGCCTCTATCTGGCCTCCAGCCTCGCCTCGGCCGTCCTGTACGAGGGGGCCGGGCGGTTCGCGTCGACGTACGACGTGCGACTACTTCAGTCGGGCGCGCTCGCGGCTCGCGGCCTCCTGTTCCCGCTGGTGGCCGTGTTCACTGGCCTCGGCGCGGTCTCGGTCGGCCTCGCCGCGGCCGGCGTCGGTCTCTTCGCCATCGGGCTGACGTGGGCGGTCATCGCCGTCGTCGGGACCGCTATCGTCACCCGGCTCGCGCCACCGAGCGTCCGTGGCGAGGTGCTCGGGGTCCACACGGCGCTCGGAGCGGTCGCGGGCGGGATCGGTGGGGTCCTCGGCGGCTGGGCGGCCTCCTTCGGCTACCTGACCGCGTTCGCCGTCGCGGGCGGCCTCGTCGTCGTGGGGGCGGCGCTCGTCCTCTCGCTCCGGACGCTCTCGGGTGGGGACCGCGCGGTCGTCGCTCCCACCGAGCCGATCGCGACCACCAGCGGGGCCGAGGTGCCGGCCGTGTCGACCGAGGAGGTCGCCGAGGGGCGCGCCGACTGA
- a CDS encoding DUF4112 domain-containing protein — protein sequence MTGGVRSVDDDATVGGMRGAADAETEREGEGERVARDEATELAGLRRLTHALDELFTVPGTDYRIGLDPLIGLVPGVGDVPTSVASAYVVAQAAALGVPRATLARMLLVVAVDSVVGSLPVVGDLFDAVWKANSRNLALLESRMDDPAGGAVDRRYVLVVTVLLTLAFLLVSVGAAVAAWWLLGRFGFV from the coding sequence GTGACCGGCGGGGTGCGGTCGGTGGACGACGATGCCACGGTCGGTGGCATGCGGGGGGCGGCCGACGCGGAGACAGAACGGGAGGGGGAAGGAGAACGGGTCGCCCGCGACGAGGCGACGGAACTCGCGGGGCTCCGACGGCTGACGCACGCGCTCGACGAACTGTTCACCGTCCCCGGAACCGACTACCGGATCGGGCTGGACCCGCTGATCGGGCTCGTCCCGGGCGTGGGCGACGTGCCGACGAGCGTCGCGTCGGCGTACGTCGTCGCGCAGGCGGCGGCGCTAGGCGTGCCGCGGGCGACACTCGCCCGGATGCTCCTCGTCGTCGCCGTCGACAGCGTCGTCGGCTCTCTCCCGGTCGTCGGCGACCTCTTCGACGCCGTCTGGAAGGCCAACAGCCGGAACCTGGCTCTCCTGGAATCGCGCATGGACGACCCCGCGGGCGGGGCGGTTGACCGCCGGTACGTCCTCGTCGTGACCGTGCTGTTGACCCTCGCCTTTCTCCTCGTGAGCGTCGGCGCCGCCGTGGCGGCGTGGTGGTTACTCGGGCGGTTCGGGTTCGTTTGA
- a CDS encoding tRNA pseudouridine(54/55) synthase Pus10: protein MSLLDDGRALDATGPVCDACLGRVFADRSFGLTNAERGRSVRVARALDADEPFEPTPTEECWVCEGECARFDEWAERAVAAVEGVDFDTYQVGTRTPPLVEENEALLREEAGLAIDAGEQFKSEFNREVGKRVGRLTGTEVEFGRPDVQFLVDVAADEVSATINSAFVYGRYRKLERDIPQTEWPCGRCDGRGVLGEDRECPQCDGTGYLYQASVEGLVAPPIRDAMEGTAATFHGAGREDVDALMLGTGRPFVVEVHEPRRRTVSVEPLERLVNDHAAGRAEVEGLRLATYEMVERVKQLDASKRYRATVAFDDDVSREAFEEALSELAGATVEQYTPKRVDHRRANLTRTREVYEATGEWEDARHATVEIHGQGGLYIKELVSGDEGRTEPSLAGLLRVGATVTALDVVGVYGEDEPFEDDAYFRDGSDDGGEGGAESESETAE from the coding sequence ATGAGCCTTCTCGACGACGGCCGGGCCCTCGACGCGACGGGCCCGGTCTGTGACGCCTGCCTCGGTCGGGTGTTCGCCGACCGGAGCTTCGGGCTGACGAACGCCGAGCGGGGGCGGTCGGTACGCGTCGCACGCGCGCTCGACGCCGACGAACCGTTCGAGCCCACGCCCACCGAGGAGTGTTGGGTCTGTGAGGGCGAGTGCGCCCGGTTCGACGAGTGGGCAGAGCGCGCCGTCGCGGCCGTCGAGGGCGTCGACTTCGACACCTACCAGGTCGGGACGCGGACGCCACCCCTGGTGGAGGAGAACGAGGCGCTCCTGCGCGAGGAGGCCGGCCTCGCGATCGACGCGGGCGAGCAGTTCAAATCGGAGTTCAACCGCGAGGTCGGCAAGCGGGTCGGCCGGCTGACGGGCACCGAAGTGGAGTTCGGACGCCCCGACGTGCAGTTCCTCGTCGACGTCGCGGCCGACGAGGTATCGGCGACGATCAACTCCGCGTTCGTCTACGGTCGCTACCGCAAACTCGAACGCGACATCCCCCAGACCGAGTGGCCCTGCGGCCGCTGTGACGGCCGGGGTGTCCTGGGTGAGGACCGCGAGTGCCCACAGTGCGACGGCACGGGCTACCTCTATCAGGCGAGCGTCGAGGGGCTGGTCGCCCCGCCCATCCGCGACGCGATGGAGGGGACCGCGGCGACGTTTCACGGGGCCGGCCGCGAGGACGTCGACGCGCTGATGCTCGGCACCGGCCGGCCGTTCGTCGTCGAGGTGCACGAGCCCAGACGGCGGACGGTGAGCGTCGAACCGCTCGAACGGCTGGTGAACGACCACGCGGCCGGCCGGGCGGAGGTCGAGGGGCTCCGGCTGGCGACGTACGAGATGGTCGAACGAGTGAAGCAGCTCGACGCCTCCAAGCGCTACCGCGCCACGGTGGCGTTCGACGACGACGTCTCACGAGAGGCGTTCGAGGAGGCGCTGTCGGAACTCGCGGGTGCGACGGTCGAACAGTACACCCCGAAGCGCGTCGACCACCGGCGGGCGAACCTCACCCGCACCAGGGAGGTGTACGAGGCGACCGGCGAGTGGGAGGACGCCCGGCACGCGACCGTCGAAATCCACGGTCAGGGCGGCCTCTACATCAAGGAGCTCGTCTCGGGCGACGAGGGGCGGACCGAACCCAGCCTGGCGGGGCTGCTCCGCGTCGGCGCGACGGTGACGGCGCTCGACGTCGTCGGGGTCTACGGCGAGGACGAACCGTTCGAGGACGACGCGTACTTCCGTGACGGATCTGACGACGGCGGCGAGGGTGGAGCCGAAAGCGAGAGCGAGACCGCGGAGTGA
- the rnhB gene encoding ribonuclease HII: MRIGSDEAGKGPVLGPMVAAAVRVDPDALPTAVDDSKRLTPARREELAAGIHAVAKGVGVAVVTTSRIDAPETDMNTLTVDAHAEALAGVAGDGDAVSADAGDVSESRFARRVAAGVDDRGVTVEVRAEHGADASDPIVAAASIVAKVERDRHVEALADEYGEVGSGYPSDPATRAFLREYVRDHGSLPDCARASWKTCDDVLRAAEQSALDEF; encoded by the coding sequence GTGCGGATCGGGAGCGACGAGGCGGGCAAAGGGCCGGTGCTCGGGCCGATGGTCGCCGCGGCGGTCCGGGTCGACCCCGACGCGCTCCCCACCGCTGTCGACGACTCGAAACGGCTCACGCCGGCTCGCCGCGAGGAACTCGCCGCCGGGATCCACGCCGTCGCCAAGGGGGTCGGCGTCGCGGTCGTTACCACGTCTCGGATCGACGCGCCCGAGACGGATATGAACACGCTGACCGTCGACGCCCACGCGGAGGCGCTCGCGGGCGTCGCGGGTGACGGCGACGCGGTCTCGGCGGACGCGGGCGACGTCTCGGAGTCACGCTTCGCGCGGCGCGTCGCGGCGGGCGTCGACGACCGGGGGGTCACGGTCGAAGTGCGGGCCGAACACGGGGCCGACGCCAGTGATCCGATCGTGGCCGCGGCGAGCATCGTCGCGAAGGTCGAGCGCGACCGACACGTCGAGGCGCTCGCCGACGAGTACGGCGAGGTCGGGAGCGGCTATCCGAGCGACCCGGCGACGAGAGCGTTCCTCCGCGAGTACGTCCGCGATCACGGGTCGCTACCGGACTGTGCGCGGGCGTCGTGGAAGACCTGCGACGACGTGCTCAGGGCGGCCGAACAGTCGGCGCTCGACGAGTTCTGA
- a CDS encoding DUF7511 domain-containing protein, producing MSGTPHRRDGDASPTDSPAAAGAVVAADAPLYVATVVTAVDGTDECTVFPVGLSDDDLVTTWVSAAEGSFVPLAEMR from the coding sequence ATGTCTGGAACGCCACACCGCCGAGACGGCGACGCCTCGCCCACAGACTCCCCAGCCGCGGCCGGCGCGGTCGTCGCTGCCGACGCCCCGCTCTACGTCGCCACCGTCGTCACGGCCGTCGACGGCACGGACGAGTGTACCGTCTTCCCCGTCGGCCTGAGCGACGACGACCTCGTCACCACGTGGGTCTCCGCCGCGGAGGGATCGTTCGTCCCGCTCGCGGAGATGCGCTGA
- a CDS encoding preprotein translocase subunit SecD: MGTIRDNWRILLLVVVLIASTFALFSPTVNAGESAGGAGTASEGITNLQYGLELSGGTRIRAPLVGVTAEEVEVDTADSRDVAREVAAELDAADPSDVIVRSTTQTTATVEVTAEGVTTQQLGSTLDSLGYSYGSVREGVTEPTRAEVVRVLENKINEAGLSGGTVQQVTTATGGHFILVEVPNEDRSDVVDLVESRGSVRVDIYYRENGTQTTREGVLTGDDFQNIGTAQESERGPFVPVTVRDQAAEDFQAAVVETGVAQPGGTTCTYEQNPAGTQPCLLVIVDDQVVNSFGMSPGLAQSMSSGSWADDPGFQLTTRNFSEAQTVSINLRAGELPARLDLEGEDGGTSSFISPSQGESFKTDSVITGIIAVLAVAGVVFVRYGEAKVALPMIVTAFSEVLILLGFAAGIGYALNLPAIAGFIAVIGTGVDDLIIIADEVMAEGDVSSRRIFQSRFKKAFWVIGAAAATTVIAMSPLAVLSLGDLQGFAIFTILGVLVGVLLTRPAYGDILRVLLTEDR; the protein is encoded by the coding sequence ATGGGCACCATCAGGGACAACTGGCGGATCCTCCTGCTCGTCGTCGTCCTCATCGCGTCGACGTTCGCGCTCTTCTCGCCGACGGTCAACGCGGGCGAGAGCGCGGGCGGGGCCGGCACCGCCTCCGAAGGGATTACCAACCTCCAGTACGGCCTCGAACTCTCCGGTGGGACGCGGATCCGCGCGCCGCTCGTCGGCGTGACCGCCGAGGAGGTCGAGGTCGACACCGCCGACTCCCGTGATGTCGCCCGCGAGGTCGCCGCCGAGTTGGACGCGGCCGATCCCAGCGACGTCATCGTCCGCTCGACCACCCAGACGACCGCGACCGTCGAGGTGACCGCCGAGGGCGTCACCACCCAACAGCTCGGCTCGACGCTCGACTCGCTGGGCTACTCGTACGGCTCGGTTCGTGAGGGCGTCACCGAGCCGACCCGTGCGGAGGTCGTCCGCGTCCTCGAGAACAAGATCAACGAGGCGGGCCTCTCCGGCGGGACGGTCCAGCAGGTCACGACCGCGACCGGCGGGCACTTCATCCTCGTCGAGGTTCCCAACGAGGACCGCTCCGACGTGGTGGACCTCGTCGAGTCCCGCGGGTCGGTCCGCGTCGACATCTACTACCGCGAGAACGGCACGCAAACGACTCGCGAAGGGGTTCTGACGGGCGACGACTTCCAGAACATCGGCACCGCACAGGAGTCCGAACGCGGCCCGTTCGTCCCCGTGACGGTCCGTGACCAAGCCGCGGAGGACTTCCAGGCCGCGGTGGTCGAGACGGGCGTCGCCCAGCCCGGCGGGACGACGTGTACGTACGAGCAGAACCCCGCGGGCACCCAGCCGTGTCTGCTCGTCATCGTCGACGATCAGGTGGTCAACTCCTTCGGCATGTCCCCGGGGCTCGCCCAGAGTATGAGCTCCGGCAGCTGGGCCGACGATCCTGGCTTCCAGCTCACGACGCGTAACTTCTCGGAGGCACAGACGGTCTCGATCAACCTCCGCGCCGGCGAACTCCCAGCCCGCCTCGATCTCGAAGGCGAGGACGGCGGCACGTCGTCGTTCATCTCGCCCAGCCAGGGTGAGAGCTTCAAGACCGACTCGGTCATTACCGGCATCATCGCGGTCCTGGCCGTCGCCGGCGTCGTCTTCGTCCGCTACGGCGAGGCCAAGGTCGCCCTGCCGATGATCGTCACCGCCTTCTCGGAGGTGCTCATCCTGCTCGGCTTCGCCGCCGGTATCGGCTACGCGCTCAACCTCCCGGCCATCGCCGGCTTCATCGCCGTCATCGGCACCGGGGTCGACGACCTCATCATCATCGCCGACGAGGTGATGGCCGAGGGCGACGTCTCCTCGCGGCGGATCTTCCAGTCGCGGTTCAAGAAGGCGTTCTGGGTCATCGGCGCGGCCGCCGCCACCACGGTAATCGCCATGTCGCCGCTCGCCGTGCTCTCGCTCGGCGATCTCCAGGGCTTCGCCATCTTCACGATCCTCGGCGTCCTCGTCGGCGTGCTCCTCACCCGGCCGGCGTACGGTGACATCCTCCGGGTGCTCCTCACCGAGGACCGCTGA
- the secF gene encoding protein translocase subunit SecF has translation MVEFDVPEVDYTRYTNRQLAAVPLALLAVSLLVIAGWTVVTGSPVNPGLDFTGGTELRIALDSPDGQAREEIQAAFSAEPESIRSVPSDGTYIVTFQSGAATTSEIEQQAEAAGFQIRSIDAVSAAFGGETQQQALLGVVVAFLGMSVLVFLMFRTFVPSIAVVISAFSDIVIPIALMNLLGIELSLGTVAALLMIIGYSVDSDILLNNHILRRSGDFYESTYRAMRTGVTMTLTSIAAMIVMTVVATLFGISLLAAIGTVLVFGLTADLINTYLLNLSLLRWYKFEGVAR, from the coding sequence ATGGTCGAGTTCGACGTACCGGAAGTCGATTACACCCGGTACACGAATCGCCAGCTCGCGGCGGTGCCGCTCGCGTTGCTCGCCGTCTCCCTCCTCGTCATCGCGGGATGGACCGTCGTGACTGGCTCACCGGTGAATCCTGGGTTGGACTTCACCGGCGGCACGGAGCTACGTATCGCGCTCGATTCCCCCGACGGGCAGGCTCGGGAAGAGATCCAGGCGGCCTTCTCGGCGGAGCCGGAGTCGATCCGTTCGGTCCCCTCCGACGGGACGTACATCGTCACGTTCCAGTCGGGTGCCGCGACGACGTCCGAGATCGAGCAACAGGCCGAGGCGGCGGGCTTTCAGATCCGTTCGATCGACGCCGTCTCCGCCGCCTTCGGCGGTGAGACCCAGCAACAGGCGTTGCTCGGCGTCGTGGTCGCCTTCCTCGGCATGAGCGTGCTCGTCTTCCTCATGTTCCGGACGTTCGTCCCCTCGATCGCCGTCGTCATCTCGGCCTTCTCCGACATCGTCATCCCCATCGCGCTGATGAACCTCCTCGGCATCGAGCTCTCTCTGGGGACCGTCGCCGCGCTGTTGATGATCATCGGGTACTCCGTCGACTCCGACATCCTCCTGAACAACCACATCCTGCGGCGGTCCGGTGACTTCTACGAGTCGACCTACCGCGCCATGCGGACCGGCGTGACGATGACCCTGACGTCGATCGCCGCGATGATCGTGATGACCGTCGTCGCCACGCTGTTCGGCATCTCCCTCCTGGCGGCGATCGGCACCGTGCTCGTCTTCGGCCTCACCGCCGACCTCATCAACACCTACCTGTTGAACCTCTCGCTGCTGCGGTGGTACAAGTTCGAGGGGGTGGCCCGATAA